A genomic window from Bradyrhizobium lupini includes:
- the fliR gene encoding flagellar biosynthetic protein FliR yields MRIDVSLLPALAASFMLAFARVGAMVMLLPGLGETNIPTRIKLSIALLLTLIILPLHRNAYQVDMGSIAPLLVLMLHEIVIGIVLGATARVTLSALQVAGAVIAQQMGLGFVTSVDPTQGQQGVLVGNFLTILGVTLLFATDSHHLVIAALNDSYTIFAPGETVSSGDVAALATRAFAAAFRLGLQLSGPFLVFGLVFNIGLGVLARLMPQMQVYFVGVPLSIFAGFLVLAVVLTAMMGTFLDYFIGVMHQMMPLK; encoded by the coding sequence ATGCGCATCGACGTCTCGCTGCTGCCGGCGCTTGCCGCCTCCTTCATGCTCGCCTTTGCCCGGGTCGGCGCGATGGTGATGCTGTTGCCGGGCCTGGGCGAGACCAATATCCCGACACGGATCAAATTGTCGATCGCGCTGCTGCTCACGCTGATCATCCTGCCGCTGCATCGCAATGCCTATCAGGTCGACATGGGCTCGATCGCGCCGCTGCTGGTCCTGATGCTGCATGAGATCGTGATCGGCATCGTGCTGGGAGCGACCGCGCGGGTGACGTTGTCGGCGCTGCAGGTTGCCGGTGCCGTGATCGCGCAGCAGATGGGGCTCGGCTTCGTCACTTCGGTCGATCCGACTCAGGGACAGCAGGGCGTGCTGGTCGGCAACTTCCTGACGATACTGGGGGTGACATTGCTGTTCGCCACCGACAGCCATCATCTGGTGATCGCGGCGCTGAACGACAGCTACACGATCTTCGCGCCGGGCGAGACCGTGTCGAGCGGCGATGTCGCCGCACTGGCGACGCGCGCCTTTGCCGCCGCGTTCCGCCTGGGCTTGCAACTTTCCGGACCGTTCCTGGTGTTCGGCCTCGTCTTCAACATCGGACTCGGCGTGCTGGCGCGGTTGATGCCGCAGATGCAGGTCTATTTCGTCGGCGTGCCGCTGTCGATCTTCGCCGGCTTCCTGGTGCTTGCCGTCGTGCTCACGGCGATGATGGGCACCTTTCTCGACTACTTCATCGGTGTCATGCACCAGATGATGCCACTCAAGTGA
- the flhB gene encoding flagellar biosynthesis protein FlhB, producing MAEDNDPESQTEDPTQKRLEEALERGDVAKSQEINTWFMIAGATLVVSSFSGSVGSGLLAPMRNLLANSWMIKTDGRALLALMQQIEVAVLAAVGVPLLMLVLAAIAGNVLQHRLVWSAESLKPKFSKLSPAEGLKRIFGKQAAANFLKGLGKLIVLGAVMTVILWPERHRMEAMVRLDPAALLGASTSLTIHLLGAVVAALAIIAIGDYFFQYRSWFQRQKMSLQEIKEEYKQSEGDPHIKGKLRQLRQQRSKKRMMAAVPKASVIITNPTHYSIALSYERGMSAPICVAKGVDNLAFKIREIAREHDIPIVENVPLARALYATVEIDEEIPTEHYHAVAEVIGYVMRLKSGFGATRQ from the coding sequence ATGGCGGAAGACAACGATCCAGAGAGTCAAACAGAAGACCCGACGCAAAAACGTCTCGAAGAGGCGCTCGAACGCGGTGACGTCGCCAAGAGCCAGGAGATCAACACCTGGTTCATGATCGCGGGCGCCACGCTCGTCGTCTCGAGCTTCTCGGGATCGGTCGGCAGCGGGCTGTTGGCGCCGATGCGCAACCTGCTCGCCAATTCCTGGATGATCAAGACCGACGGCAGGGCTCTGCTCGCCCTGATGCAGCAGATCGAAGTCGCGGTGCTGGCGGCGGTGGGCGTGCCGCTACTGATGCTGGTGCTGGCGGCAATTGCCGGCAACGTGCTGCAGCACCGACTGGTCTGGTCGGCCGAATCCCTCAAGCCCAAGTTCAGCAAGCTGTCGCCTGCCGAAGGCCTCAAGCGCATCTTCGGCAAGCAAGCGGCGGCGAACTTCCTCAAGGGTCTCGGCAAGCTGATCGTGCTCGGCGCGGTCATGACCGTGATCCTGTGGCCGGAGCGGCATCGCATGGAGGCGATGGTCAGGCTCGATCCGGCTGCCCTGCTCGGCGCCTCCACCAGCCTGACCATTCATCTGCTCGGCGCGGTGGTCGCGGCGCTCGCGATCATCGCCATCGGCGACTATTTCTTCCAGTATCGCAGCTGGTTCCAGCGGCAGAAGATGTCGCTCCAGGAGATCAAGGAAGAGTACAAGCAGTCCGAAGGCGACCCGCACATCAAGGGCAAGCTCAGGCAACTGCGCCAGCAGCGCTCCAAGAAGCGCATGATGGCGGCGGTTCCCAAGGCCTCGGTGATCATCACCAACCCGACCCACTATTCGATCGCGTTGTCCTACGAGCGCGGCATGTCGGCGCCGATCTGCGTCGCCAAGGGCGTCGACAACCTCGCTTTCAAGATCCGGGAGATCGCGCGCGAGCACGACATCCCGATCGTCGAGAACGTGCCGCTCGCCCGCGCGCTCTACGCCACCGTCGAGATCGACGAGGAAATCCCGACCGAGCACTACCATGCGGTCGCCGAAGTCATCGGCTACGTCATGCGTCTAAAGAGCGGATTCGGTGCCACCCGGCAATAA
- a CDS encoding PAS domain-containing protein: MGRIADHAFDGLAVTDPRGHVVYSNAAYLTLTGAAGPQDVRPVERVFIGNPDVSEAVFRLLKAAREGKRQQEEVRISGNDGSQGRWLRMRVRPLGTGKRETRYAVWSIADITRDRERQEDVFQELQHAIEYLDHAPCGFFSVNPAGELAYVNATLANWLDYDLAEIGSGGLKLTDIVSGDGASLLTAIVAVPGEVKTEVFDIDLRMRTGKTMPVRLYHKLAFGADGAPGPSRTLVISRARDERSDPDRAAEVRFMRFFDHTPMAIATVDRGGNVVRANARYAKLGQALGLDSASKSIFRAVNSRDRHL, translated from the coding sequence ATGGGGCGCATCGCCGACCACGCCTTCGACGGCCTCGCCGTGACCGACCCGCGCGGCCATGTGGTCTATTCCAATGCGGCCTACCTGACGCTGACCGGCGCCGCCGGTCCGCAGGACGTGCGCCCCGTGGAGCGCGTCTTCATCGGCAACCCCGACGTCTCCGAGGCGGTGTTCCGCCTCTTGAAAGCCGCGCGCGAAGGCAAGCGGCAGCAGGAAGAGGTCCGCATCTCCGGCAATGATGGCAGCCAGGGCCGCTGGCTCCGCATGCGGGTGCGGCCCCTCGGCACCGGCAAGCGCGAGACGAGATACGCGGTGTGGTCGATCGCAGACATCACCCGCGACCGCGAGCGCCAGGAGGACGTGTTCCAGGAACTCCAGCACGCGATCGAATATCTCGATCACGCGCCCTGCGGCTTCTTCTCGGTCAATCCGGCCGGGGAGCTCGCTTACGTCAACGCGACGCTGGCGAACTGGCTCGACTACGACCTCGCCGAGATCGGCTCGGGCGGGCTGAAGCTCACCGACATCGTCTCCGGCGACGGTGCTTCGCTGCTCACCGCGATCGTGGCGGTGCCGGGCGAGGTCAAGACGGAAGTCTTCGACATCGACCTGCGCATGCGTACCGGCAAGACCATGCCGGTTCGGCTCTATCACAAGCTCGCCTTCGGCGCCGACGGTGCGCCGGGCCCGTCGCGCACGCTGGTGATCAGCCGTGCCCGCGACGAGCGCAGCGATCCCGACCGCGCCGCCGAAGTGCGCTTCATGCGCTTTTTCGACCATACCCCGATGGCGATCGCCACCGTCGACCGCGGCGGCAACGTCGTGCGCGCCAATGCGCGCTACGCCAAGCTCGGGCAGGCACTGGGGCTCGACAGCGCCAGCAAGTCGATCTTCCGCGCCGTCAATTCGCGCGACCGGCACCTTTGA
- a CDS encoding response regulator — MANDFLLNAHKPTDPSFQDIMQIKQNATRAATLVRQLLAFSRRQTLRPQVLDLGDALSDLAMLLRRLIGEKVKHETIHGRDLWPVKVDVSQFEQVIVNLAVNARDAMPDGGKLIIRTANVTTEEAARLAYKGMPAADYVRIEVADTGTGIPADIRGKIFEPFFSTKEVGKGTGLGLSTVYGIVKQTGGFIYVDSEPGQGTSFHIFLPRHHAEPEVQVEQPAPVVGASNGAAKEAGSVADAKPRTDLTGQGTILLVEDEEGLRALNARGLRSRGYTVVEAENGVEALEVLEEQSGGIDLVVSDVVMPEMDGPTLLKAMREKNPDIKFIFVSGYAEDAFEKSLPEGQQFDFLPKPFTLSQLVAAVKETMAKAG, encoded by the coding sequence ATGGCGAACGACTTCCTGCTGAACGCGCACAAGCCGACCGACCCGTCGTTCCAGGACATCATGCAGATCAAGCAGAACGCGACGCGGGCCGCCACGCTGGTGCGACAGTTGCTGGCGTTCTCGCGCCGGCAGACGCTGCGGCCGCAGGTGCTCGACCTCGGCGATGCGCTCTCCGATCTCGCCATGCTGCTGCGCCGGCTGATCGGCGAGAAGGTCAAGCACGAGACCATCCACGGCCGAGATCTCTGGCCGGTCAAGGTCGACGTCTCCCAGTTCGAGCAGGTCATCGTCAACCTCGCGGTCAACGCGCGCGACGCCATGCCCGACGGCGGCAAGCTGATCATCCGCACCGCAAACGTCACCACCGAGGAAGCGGCCAGGCTGGCCTACAAGGGCATGCCAGCCGCCGACTATGTGCGGATCGAGGTCGCCGACACCGGTACCGGCATTCCCGCCGACATCCGCGGCAAGATCTTCGAGCCGTTCTTCTCGACCAAGGAGGTCGGCAAGGGCACCGGCCTCGGGCTCTCCACCGTCTATGGCATCGTCAAGCAGACCGGCGGTTTCATTTACGTGGACTCCGAGCCCGGGCAGGGCACCTCGTTCCACATCTTCCTGCCGCGCCATCATGCCGAGCCGGAGGTGCAGGTCGAGCAGCCGGCGCCGGTCGTTGGCGCCAGCAATGGTGCCGCGAAGGAGGCCGGGTCCGTGGCGGACGCCAAGCCCCGCACCGATCTCACCGGACAGGGCACCATCCTCCTGGTCGAGGACGAGGAGGGTCTGCGCGCGCTCAACGCACGCGGGCTGCGCTCGCGCGGCTACACCGTGGTCGAGGCCGAGAACGGCGTCGAGGCGCTGGAGGTGCTGGAAGAGCAGAGCGGCGGAATCGATCTCGTCGTGTCCGACGTCGTCATGCCGGAGATGGACGGCCCGACATTGCTCAAGGCGATGCGCGAGAAGAACCCCGACATCAAGTTCATCTTCGTTTCCGGCTACGCCGAGGACGCGTTCGAGAAGAGCCTGCCCGAAGGCCAGCAGTTCGACTTCCTGCCCAAGCCGTTCACACTTAGCCAGCTCGTGGCGGCCGTGAAGGAGACGATGGCGAAGGCGGGGTGA
- a CDS encoding Tim44-like domain-containing protein has translation MPGIWETNMNFSQRSRSLFKTIAVVLALALPTALAISSADARVGGGMSSGSRGSRTYSAPPSTTTAPGSTSQFNRTYTQPGAGMNSAAAAPARGGLFGRAGGFMGGLAAGFLGAGLLGMLFGGGLFGGLGGLSSIIGLIIQIVLVVLVVRLAMSWWQRRHTPQAAYANADAGAGPGPQANNRSGLGGGFGFGANNAPLEIKPDDYEAFERLLSDVQSAWSNEDVAKLHTLATPEMVSYFEQDLGQNRARNVVNKVSGVKLLQGDLAESWREGETDYATVALRFALTDKTLDRNTGAIVAGSEQPGEATEVWTFARRPGGTWELSAIQQTN, from the coding sequence ATGCCGGGGATCTGGGAAACCAACATGAATTTCTCGCAACGCTCCCGCAGTCTCTTCAAGACGATTGCCGTCGTGCTGGCGCTTGCGCTGCCGACTGCGCTGGCGATCTCGTCCGCCGACGCGCGCGTCGGTGGCGGTATGTCGTCGGGTTCGCGCGGTTCGCGCACCTATTCGGCCCCGCCATCGACCACGACCGCGCCGGGCTCGACCTCGCAGTTCAATCGGACCTACACCCAGCCGGGCGCAGGCATGAATTCGGCTGCCGCCGCACCCGCGCGTGGCGGTCTGTTCGGCCGGGCCGGCGGCTTCATGGGCGGCCTTGCGGCCGGGTTCCTCGGCGCGGGCCTGCTCGGCATGCTGTTCGGCGGTGGCCTGTTCGGCGGCCTCGGTGGCCTGTCGTCGATCATCGGCCTGATCATCCAGATCGTCCTCGTGGTGCTCGTGGTTCGGCTGGCGATGTCCTGGTGGCAGCGCCGCCACACCCCGCAGGCGGCCTATGCCAATGCTGACGCCGGTGCCGGTCCGGGACCGCAGGCGAACAATCGTAGTGGTCTTGGCGGTGGCTTCGGCTTCGGCGCCAACAACGCACCGCTCGAGATCAAGCCGGACGACTATGAAGCGTTCGAGCGCCTGCTCAGCGACGTCCAGTCGGCCTGGTCCAACGAGGACGTGGCCAAGCTGCACACGCTCGCGACGCCGGAAATGGTCTCCTATTTCGAGCAGGACCTCGGCCAGAACCGCGCGCGCAATGTCGTCAACAAGGTCAGCGGTGTGAAGCTGTTGCAGGGCGACCTCGCGGAATCCTGGCGCGAAGGCGAGACCGATTACGCGACGGTGGCGCTGCGCTTCGCGCTCACCGACAAGACGCTCGACCGCAATACCGGCGCGATTGTCGCCGGCAGCGAGCAGCCGGGCGAGGCCACCGAAGTCTGGACCTTTGCCCGACGTCCGGGCGGCACTTGGGAATTGTCGGCGATCCAGCAGACCAACTGA
- the atzF gene encoding allophanate hydrolase — protein MSQCVARLRTNYEGIARSSSLLLEAIGTAYDRIEAERDRNCWIYLRPRQEALEECHKLVARARTGENLPLLGIPFGVKDNIDVAGMPTTAACPAFSYTPWHSAHSVERLTAAGAICLGKTNLDQFATGLSGVRSPHGPCASVADARYVAGGSSSGSAVAVAAGHVAFALGTDTGGSGRIPAGFNNIVGIKPTVGLVSSRGLVPNCPTIDCVSVFCNTVSDGEAILDIIEGFDFEDPYSRLPRTFFPANGAAASFRFGRVAPADLECFGMSECGELYESACERLAHIGGTAIEVDFAPFRQAGELMFSGPWVAERHSAIASLIDVESGALLDVTRTVLGSAAGYSAIDTFGAIHRLHRLRRDAEAIFAGIDALVVPTAPRPFTLEEMHRDPITLNNRLGYYSYFANLLDLCGVAVPNTKLPNGMPMGVTLLAPAWHDRALIGLARRFEAGADGSAFELKSGG, from the coding sequence GTGAGCCAGTGTGTCGCGCGCCTCAGGACAAACTACGAAGGCATTGCCAGGAGTTCGTCCCTGCTGCTGGAGGCGATCGGAACGGCGTATGACCGGATCGAGGCCGAGCGCGACCGCAATTGCTGGATCTATCTTCGCCCGCGGCAGGAGGCACTCGAAGAATGCCATAAGCTGGTGGCGCGCGCGCGGACGGGCGAAAATCTTCCGCTGCTCGGCATTCCATTTGGTGTGAAGGACAACATCGACGTCGCGGGAATGCCGACCACTGCCGCATGTCCGGCGTTCAGCTATACGCCCTGGCATTCCGCGCATAGCGTCGAACGCCTCACCGCAGCCGGCGCAATTTGCCTCGGAAAGACCAATCTCGATCAGTTCGCCACAGGCCTGTCCGGCGTGCGCTCGCCCCATGGCCCCTGCGCGTCGGTTGCCGATGCGCGCTATGTTGCGGGCGGTTCCAGTTCCGGCTCCGCGGTCGCCGTGGCGGCGGGGCACGTCGCCTTTGCGCTCGGCACCGATACCGGCGGCTCGGGGCGCATACCTGCCGGGTTCAACAACATCGTCGGAATCAAGCCGACCGTTGGGCTGGTGTCATCACGTGGCCTGGTGCCGAATTGTCCGACGATCGATTGCGTGTCGGTATTCTGCAATACCGTCAGCGACGGCGAAGCAATCCTCGACATCATCGAAGGGTTTGATTTCGAAGATCCCTACAGCCGCCTGCCCAGAACCTTTTTCCCCGCCAACGGTGCGGCGGCATCATTCCGGTTCGGCCGCGTTGCGCCAGCAGATCTCGAATGCTTCGGCATGTCGGAATGCGGCGAACTCTACGAGAGTGCCTGCGAACGTCTTGCTCATATCGGAGGAACGGCGATCGAGGTGGACTTCGCCCCATTCCGCCAGGCCGGGGAGTTGATGTTCAGCGGTCCCTGGGTCGCGGAGCGGCACTCGGCCATCGCTTCGCTCATCGACGTCGAATCCGGCGCCTTGCTTGATGTCACGAGGACCGTGCTGGGCTCAGCCGCCGGGTATTCGGCGATCGACACGTTTGGCGCCATTCACCGGCTGCACCGGCTTCGCCGCGACGCCGAAGCAATCTTTGCCGGCATCGATGCCCTGGTGGTTCCGACTGCACCGCGGCCGTTCACACTGGAGGAGATGCATCGTGATCCGATCACCCTCAACAATCGTCTGGGCTACTACTCGTACTTTGCCAATCTACTCGATCTCTGCGGCGTCGCCGTTCCGAATACGAAATTGCCGAACGGCATGCCCATGGGCGTGACCCTGCTGGCGCCGGCCTGGCACGATCGCGCGCTGATCGGACTCGCACGGCGGTTCGAGGCCGGCGCAGACGGATCGGCATTCGAATTGAAGTCTGGCGGCTAA
- a CDS encoding Crp/Fnr family transcriptional regulator, whose protein sequence is MHRANSAIAAGVMLAESDDLVRPLPGLLDGLNRADCNRLRAIGREKFLEAGQLVWSQGDAQAGIYLISEGRIRSYYAAPSGREVTLAYWFPGNFVGGPDIFGTGPHMWTSVAAERSRLTFMPGLALRRLALESPAIAVALLDALAFKARCYSAMAQMLGTRSVTERLHSLLIFLSHVYGVKRDGEIVVGMPFTHGDLANLIGSTRQWVTVQLARLQDEGVIRYERSVIAILDVSTLGQAMG, encoded by the coding sequence ATGCACAGGGCGAACAGCGCGATAGCGGCAGGTGTGATGCTCGCGGAGTCGGACGATCTCGTCAGACCGCTGCCCGGCTTATTGGATGGTCTCAACCGGGCTGATTGCAATCGCTTGCGTGCGATCGGACGCGAAAAGTTCCTGGAAGCCGGCCAACTGGTGTGGTCCCAGGGCGACGCACAGGCCGGGATCTACCTGATCAGCGAGGGGCGCATACGCAGCTACTATGCCGCACCGTCGGGGCGCGAAGTCACGCTCGCCTATTGGTTTCCAGGCAACTTCGTCGGCGGGCCCGACATCTTCGGGACAGGCCCGCATATGTGGACATCGGTTGCGGCCGAGCGCAGCCGGTTGACGTTCATGCCCGGACTGGCATTGCGGCGGCTTGCGCTCGAATCGCCGGCAATCGCCGTCGCCTTGCTGGATGCCCTCGCATTCAAGGCGCGATGCTATTCGGCAATGGCCCAGATGCTTGGGACGCGCTCGGTCACCGAGCGGCTGCATAGCCTGCTGATCTTCCTGTCGCATGTCTACGGCGTGAAACGCGACGGCGAGATCGTCGTCGGCATGCCGTTTACGCACGGCGACCTTGCCAATCTGATCGGATCCACCCGCCAATGGGTGACCGTGCAACTCGCGCGGCTCCAGGATGAAGGCGTGATCAGATACGAAAGATCCGTGATTGCGATCCTGGATGTTTCTACACTTGGGCAGGCGATGGGATAA
- a CDS encoding ABC transporter permease — protein sequence MVLFPPPTVVAAAVLEWIRSGQFFSDLLASLFRVTTGFIIGGALGILLGVLTGQFPVISSLLSPLFHILRPIPPIAFVPIVILWFGLSEAGKLFLVVWGVFFTVWLSTHIGVQKVDRGLIRAALMLGTPRRQMLQEIVLLGALPYIVVGLRTAVSISFYTLVAAELAGAFAGIVYRIEIAQQNLQTGQVMGGLAALGLMSFIADRLFAALAERIVWWR from the coding sequence ATGGTGCTGTTTCCACCGCCGACGGTGGTTGCTGCGGCCGTGCTTGAGTGGATACGAAGCGGACAGTTCTTTAGCGATCTGTTGGCCAGCCTCTTTCGCGTCACCACGGGATTCATCATAGGCGGCGCGCTCGGCATCCTGCTCGGTGTTCTCACCGGCCAATTCCCCGTTATCTCGAGCTTGCTGTCCCCGCTATTCCATATCTTGCGGCCAATTCCGCCGATTGCGTTCGTGCCGATCGTCATCCTCTGGTTCGGCCTGTCGGAGGCGGGAAAATTGTTCCTCGTCGTATGGGGCGTATTCTTCACGGTGTGGCTTTCGACTCACATCGGCGTGCAGAAGGTCGACCGCGGCCTGATTCGGGCGGCATTGATGCTCGGCACGCCCCGACGGCAGATGCTGCAGGAGATCGTGCTGCTGGGCGCGCTTCCCTACATTGTCGTCGGGTTGCGCACCGCCGTCAGCATCTCCTTCTACACGCTCGTCGCGGCTGAACTGGCCGGCGCTTTCGCCGGCATTGTCTACAGGATCGAGATTGCGCAGCAGAATTTGCAAACGGGCCAGGTCATGGGCGGGCTCGCAGCGCTCGGGTTGATGTCGTTCATCGCCGACCGGCTGTTTGCGGCTCTTGCCGAACGTATCGTCTGGTGGCGCTGA
- a CDS encoding NrtA/SsuA/CpmA family ABC transporter substrate-binding protein, with translation MHRTTIRPITTIAGRATLCCLVVGLALGPNCALAAELLKARLAENLAPISGLAIVAKSKGIFEKHGLDITVSNFTSGKQCLDTVIGGGADIATTAEAPVTASTMANQPIAFIAGMEYSDLKTLVAAKAGVKTKADLRGKRIAFTAGTGSEVYTATLLKSAGLTPKDVTLVNLRPQEMLPALAAGSIDAIDTWEPHVANAKKAMGEAVTEVDTKGTYSETFNIVVMKPYLDANPVLVEKFIAALIDAEIWMKAQPDEAITTVADAVGMKRDELAPIWADYVYRVRLDDRLIEILKTHSAWRLESGNHPPGAAMPDFSKVVVTEPLKKVDPARVTLSWK, from the coding sequence ATGCACCGGACCACAATCCGCCCAATCACGACAATTGCCGGCCGCGCCACCCTTTGCTGCCTTGTCGTCGGTCTTGCCCTGGGTCCGAACTGCGCCTTGGCCGCGGAACTGCTCAAAGCCCGGCTGGCGGAAAATCTCGCACCGATCTCCGGCCTTGCGATCGTCGCCAAGTCGAAGGGAATCTTCGAAAAGCACGGTCTGGACATCACGGTTTCGAACTTCACGTCCGGCAAGCAGTGCCTGGACACCGTGATCGGGGGCGGTGCCGACATCGCGACCACGGCGGAGGCGCCGGTCACCGCATCGACGATGGCAAACCAGCCCATCGCCTTCATCGCCGGGATGGAATATTCCGATCTCAAGACGCTCGTCGCGGCCAAGGCCGGCGTCAAGACCAAGGCAGATCTTCGCGGCAAGCGAATCGCCTTCACTGCCGGCACCGGTAGCGAGGTTTACACGGCGACCTTGCTGAAGTCGGCGGGATTGACGCCCAAGGATGTCACCCTCGTCAATCTGCGGCCGCAGGAGATGCTGCCGGCACTCGCGGCCGGAAGCATCGACGCGATCGACACCTGGGAGCCCCACGTCGCCAACGCGAAGAAGGCAATGGGCGAAGCCGTCACTGAGGTAGATACAAAAGGCACCTATTCCGAGACGTTCAATATCGTCGTCATGAAGCCGTACCTGGACGCCAACCCAGTGCTGGTCGAGAAATTCATCGCCGCACTGATCGATGCCGAGATCTGGATGAAGGCACAGCCGGATGAAGCAATCACGACAGTCGCGGACGCAGTTGGAATGAAGCGGGACGAACTCGCCCCCATCTGGGCCGACTATGTTTACCGGGTGCGTCTCGACGACCGGCTCATCGAGATTCTGAAGACCCATTCCGCATGGCGCCTCGAGAGCGGCAACCATCCTCCGGGAGCGGCGATGCCCGACTTCAGCAAGGTCGTCGTCACCGAGCCACTGAAAAAGGTCGATCCCGCACGCGTCACCCTGTCGTGGAAATAG
- a CDS encoding lectin has protein sequence MIRIERTMTISGLALAAALLAAPSAQAQSANMTFFVTSNGPGKGADLGGLEGADAQCQKLAQAGGAGSKTWRAYLSTQAADGKPAVNARDRIGKGPWQNAKGVEIAKDVADLHSANKISKETALTEKGEIVNGYGDQPNRHDILTGSQSDGTAFAGPDDRTCKNWTSSTQGAAMLGHSDINGPATNPTVKSWNTAHPSRGPDGGCSQADLKSTGGDGLLYCFASN, from the coding sequence ATGATCCGCATTGAGAGAACCATGACGATTTCAGGCCTCGCGCTCGCTGCGGCCTTGCTTGCGGCGCCATCGGCGCAGGCGCAGTCGGCCAACATGACGTTCTTCGTGACTTCCAACGGTCCTGGCAAAGGCGCCGATCTCGGCGGTCTGGAGGGGGCCGATGCGCAGTGCCAGAAGCTGGCCCAGGCCGGCGGCGCCGGCAGTAAGACCTGGCGCGCCTATCTCTCCACGCAGGCCGCCGACGGCAAGCCGGCCGTCAACGCGCGCGACCGCATCGGCAAGGGACCGTGGCAGAACGCCAAGGGCGTGGAAATCGCCAAGGACGTGGCCGATTTGCACAGCGCCAACAAGATCAGCAAGGAGACAGCGCTGACCGAGAAGGGCGAGATTGTAAACGGCTATGGCGACCAGCCTAACCGGCACGACATTCTCACGGGATCGCAGTCCGACGGCACCGCGTTTGCGGGTCCCGACGACCGCACCTGCAAAAACTGGACGTCGAGTACGCAAGGCGCGGCGATGCTCGGCCACTCCGACATCAACGGCCCTGCGACCAACCCGACGGTCAAATCCTGGAACACCGCACACCCCTCGCGCGGACCCGACGGCGGCTGCTCGCAGGCCGATCTGAAGAGCACCGGCGGCGACGGCCTGCTGTATTGCTTCGCGTCGAATTGA
- a CDS encoding glutathione S-transferase, producing the protein MKYELYYWPEIQGRGEYVRLALEEAGAAYIDVARGPRGTAAMMKMMDAHKGTPPFAPPFLKAGKLVIGQTANILLYLGARHALALKSEAGQLWVHQLQLTITDFMVEIHDTHHPLGPSLYYEDQKPPAKKRTADFWGERVPKYLGYFEHLLQDNGGAYVTGRKLTYVDLSLFQLVAGLRYAFPKRMKAFETDIPALVGMHDRVSARPNIKAYLESERRIPFNEQGIFRRYRELDG; encoded by the coding sequence ATGAAATACGAGCTCTATTATTGGCCCGAGATCCAGGGCCGCGGTGAATATGTGCGGCTCGCGCTCGAGGAGGCTGGCGCGGCTTACATCGACGTGGCGCGTGGCCCACGCGGTACAGCTGCGATGATGAAGATGATGGACGCACACAAGGGCACGCCGCCCTTTGCGCCGCCGTTCCTCAAAGCCGGCAAGCTCGTCATCGGCCAGACCGCGAACATCCTGCTCTATCTCGGCGCCCGCCACGCCCTCGCCCTGAAGTCGGAAGCGGGTCAACTCTGGGTGCATCAGCTCCAGCTGACGATCACCGATTTCATGGTCGAGATTCACGACACCCATCACCCGCTCGGGCCCTCGCTCTACTACGAAGATCAGAAACCGCCGGCAAAGAAGCGCACCGCCGACTTCTGGGGCGAGCGCGTGCCGAAATATCTCGGCTATTTCGAGCACCTCCTTCAGGACAATGGCGGCGCCTATGTCACCGGCCGCAAGCTGACCTATGTCGATCTCTCGCTGTTCCAGCTCGTCGCGGGACTACGCTATGCGTTTCCGAAGCGGATGAAGGCGTTCGAGACAGATATCCCGGCCCTCGTCGGCATGCACGACCGCGTGTCGGCGCGCCCGAACATCAAGGCTTATCTCGAAAGCGAGCGCCGTATTCCCTTCAACGAGCAGGGCATCTTCCGCCGCTACCGCGAATTGGATGGCTAG